Genomic DNA from bacterium:
AAGCGACGGTACCGAGAGGAGCACCAGGAGGAAATCGCCGCGAAGCAGCGACGGTACTACGAGGAGCACCAGGAGGAAATCGCCGCGAAGAAGCGACGGTACCGAGAGGAGCACAAGGAGGAAATCGCCGCGAAGCAGCGACGGTACCGAGAGGAGCACCAGGAGGAAATCGCCGCGAAGAAGCGACGGTACTACGAGGAGCACAAAATGAATTTCGACCTGAAATATCGCGTCGTGCGGAACGGCGTGCTCGTAGGGGCGAGAGCGTGATGTACGATATCGTGGACCTGGACCAGCTGAAAGGAGGGGGTTCTGGAAGTGTCCTGCGGTATATGGTGATCGAGTCCTGGGTCTCGGAAGCTGAGATCTCCGAGAAGCTCGACGCGCTGCGATCGCAGGGCCGCCGGGTCGAAGCGGTGATCCACCGACCGGAGATTAAACCGGTGTCCTCTGTCATGAAAAAAAAACGGTTCGATTCGAGCGAGAAATCTCATTCACTCGACTTCTATTCGCAGGGGGCGACCTGAGTGAAGCTCGATGAACTCATACCGAGAACACGCCGGTACGTCGATACCTGCATGAAAATGAGCCGCGAGGAGAAGGACCGCGAGGACCGGCAGACTCGGGTCTGCTGGGAGTACCTGTACGAGATCGAGACTATCCAGCAGGCTGCATTTTTGAGCGCGCTCGAGATTCGACGGCAGCGGGAGGGGTGCTGATTGCCGCCCTGCTGCCCGAGCTGCATCCATCAGAGCCTCGAACCGGTCCGGGACCACCGGGGGAAGGTGGTGGACCCGAGACCGGCGATGTTCTGCAGCCATAAAAAAATCCACAATTGGATCGGTTTTCGGTTCATTTGTCCTAGTGATCCCGATCTAACGATACGACGCGTTCGGATGGTCTCGAAAGGGCTGGCGATGTGTCGGTTCTATATGAACCGTCCGATGCAGATGGCACTAGGATCGTACGGGGTGAGGACATGAGGAGAGTGCAGCGGCCATTTTTTGATACTTTTGTCAAAAATGTACAGCTTTTCTGTACAGCTTTTCCGTACAGCTTGCCGCGAGCGTATAATAATAATAAAAGCTGTACATGTACAGCTTTCTCTCTCTCTCTAGAGTCTGGTGATGTTGTACAGAAAAGCTGTACAAAAAAGCTGTACAACACCGGGGGGATGCTGATATGATCAACGATGGCCGGCTCGTGATCCGTGTCCCGATGATCCATATCCTTCTCGCTCGCGCCCTTCGAATTAATCTCGCAAATGAGATTAGGACTCATTTAGCCGCTATATTTATTCGTGAAATCAAACAATTCGAAGGAGAAATCCGTCCTGAGCTGCTCGATAGAATTAAACAGATGGCTGCTGCCGAGTCGGAGTACTACATCCAGATCGACGAAGCGATCCACTCCTACCAGGCCCGGCGCCGTCGCATCGTCCAGGACGCCGAGGCCTCGACAGCCGCACTCGAGCAGTCTCTCCGGAGAGACCGCGAGCTCGCGGACCTGAAGCGGATCCTCCTCGCGACCAGGACCGCTGTCCCCGAGGTCCTCACGAAGATCGAGATCCAGCAGTTCTACGGAGCGATCAACGATCCCGATGCGAACGACCACGTTGCAGACCTCATCGCGGACCAGGCCCTCACCCTCGTACAGTCTCGACTCCTCGCGAAAGGACCGAACGGCCATGCCTCCCTGCTCGAGGACCTGGACCGTATCGGACAAAACGAGAGTGCCCGGATCGTCTCGGCTGCGATCACCTTCCTCGGCAGACCGCACGAGGGACGGACTGAAGCGGAGGGTCGGTTATGACCGCGACAACAAAGCAGGAACGCTGTTCACACGAGCAGGACCGGCAGACGCTCCTCGGGTACCTTCTCGAGCAGACCTCTTCGAGCCGACGCTATTACCGATCGACGGACCTCGCAGATGCAACCGGTATCAGTTCCGGCTCTATCGGTCAATATCTCCGCGAACTGCGAAAGACATCTGCAGAACTCGATATCTCGATCTGGAGCCGGAGCGGTACCCGTCAGGTCTGGCTGATCGGTCGGAAGGAGCGTGCTCGAGCATGACCCAGTACCGCACCCGAGCCGGGCGGATCCTCTGGCAGGCTGTCCGCGAGTACGCCCTCCTCCGCGATCGCTATACCTGCCAGGTCTGCGGGTCCGGCGAGGACCTCACCCTCCACCACCTGAAGACTCGGGAAGAGGGCGGATCAGACGATGCAGGCAACCTCATCACCGTCTGCAGGTCGTGCCACGTCGTCATCCACAAACCGAAGGGGGTCCTGGTCGCCAGTCTCCACTCGAAACACAGGGGCCTAGAGGCATCACATCCACTGGAGGATGTATGAGCTCGGGCGATAGGTGCGAGTTCGAACTCCTGGACTATTGCATCGCTCCTGCGGGGTTCCGGTGTCAGTATGCCATCCCTCATCGACCGGGCGACATCTGCGAAAAGTGCGGCGTGCCCGACGAGGTTCTCGAGACCTGGGAGGATGCATCTCCACGCGAAGCCGAACGCGGTCCTCGACGAGTGCCACTGGAGGAAGAATCATGACCTGCCGGCAATGCAGACATCGGATCCAGTACCGGGTCTGGATGTATCGTCAATCGTGCTGCGAGCTCATGCGGAACCTAAGTCAACCGGGTCCCCGCCCTCTCAAACGAATGACACGACAGCCGACACCGACCTGGTGCCCGCTACCGCTTCGGAATATCTCGAAAACCCTGGATGCGCCGGGTCAGTCCGCATCGACAACCAAAGGTGTCTAGCATGGCATTCATCGAAGTAACCTGGGATTTCACCACGATCGTACAGATCCTGCTGATAGTCGCCTGTGTCGCGGCGCTCATAGTCGTGAAGCATATCATCGGCCCACTCCGGAATGCAGCCATCATCGACCGCTGGCACGACTGGCGGCGCGGGAGGATCCTCAAAAAGTCAGAGGTCGAGCAGCCTCCGAGAACAGCTCAGGAGGCAGCCGAGGATATGATCAGGATCCAGGAAGCGACCGGTACGATCCCTCCTGCAGTCGTGAAACCGAGGGACTCCCGCGATATCGAAGAATCGCCTGGTGTCCGTCAGCTGCTCGAGGAGCAGGTCCGGCTCCGCCGGGACCGGAAGACTGTCATCCCCTCGGGCCTCGTCAAGGTCGAACCGGTCGCGGGAATGGCTGTCACGATCACGATCCCGTATCAGGGCATGGTGGACCCCGATGCAGCAGCCGCCATCCTCGCGCTCCAGGAGGTTAAGGGCAGTGCCGTCCGATTCCACAAGTGAACCGGTCCAGGTCCTGACCCCCTCTCGACAACAGCCGCCCGGTGCCGAGCGACCTCCTTCGATCGCGCTCATGCAGATGATGGGTGTCCTCGAATCGGACCGGGCAAAAACGACCGTCTATATCGAGAAGAGTTTCCTAGAGGTCGTCACGAAAGAACGACTCAAGCTCTCCGATGTACTCAATCTCGGGCTCGAGATGTATCTCCGCGATAAACTCCTAATTTAATTCTCTATTTTCGATTCTCGTCTCTCTCCGCACTGCCCGCGCATAGTGATATCCACCTGCAGCAGCGTCGCGGCGCGACGTCGCGCCTTCAGAGGTACGTACGTACATCAGGGCGAAATAGAAAGGAGGAATGGCGCGGCATATACCATCAATGCCATCTCTTGATGGTAATATCTGCTTTTTATGAGCCTTAAAATAGAAACGACGGTTATTAAAAGGTTAGTGGTGTACATGGCGTTTCTGAAGAGCATCACTGACAAAACCTCCGCGCTCTATGCAGCGCGCATCCAGGGACAGAAGAAGAACAAACTCCTGAAGTACCTCGTCTTCCTGATCGCACTCTTCCTGATGGTCGTTCAGTCCGTCTCGGCCGAGATCGCGATCAACTTCACGGACCTCGGGACCCTGATCACCGGTATCGCGAGCCTGATGCCGTCGATCAACGAACTCATCGTAGCGATCGTGCCGACGATCTTCCTGATCGCGGTGTGCGGGTTCATCTTCGGGATCCTCGCTGCGATCCTGATGGGGCTCACCGGTGCGTTCAAGAACATGAGCTTCATGAAAATGGGCAAATAGGTGCTGCCCGATGAAAACCACCTCTCTTTTTCTGATCTCTGTCCTCATAGCATCCACGCTCTTCACTGCCATGCCGGTCTCTGCGGAGACCGTCTCCATATCCTTCTCCGACATGGACCTGATGACCAACCAGGAGTTCTGGCTCTACTCCTGGAACGGCACGTCCATGTACCTCGTCCAGCAGGTGAACCTGTCATCGACGATCACGCTCGACACGAACACCAGCACGGCCTACGTGATGGTGCTGCGGCCGACCGAGCTCTCATGGTTCGAGAACCCTATCGACAGCTTGAAAATGATGCTGCAGACGATTCCCCGGATGCTCCTCCTGGTCTTCTTCGCATTCTGCCTCTTGGGAAGCGTCGCGGTGATCGTCTTCGTCTGGCGGAGGCGGTGATCCATGCGCCGATACCTCGCGCTCTCCATCCTCGCGGCCCTCGTGCTGCTCGCTCTGGCAGGCCCGGCGGCAGCGTCCGGCGAGGATAGCGGATTATCAGAAAAAACGGGAACGGCGTCGTTCGGCAGCGGAACAATATCGACCCCGGTTGGCCCGCCACTATTGACCGGAACATCAAACAAAGGATATTACCTCATCTATAACGCAACGCGTATGAGATATACCCCGGTCACTCTCGGAGCCCATTACGCTATCACTTACAGGAACGATAATCCCACAATATTCGCGGCATTTCCTAAAACATCGATGAAAAACGTCAGATTTATGGACGGAACGAATTTGATTTTTACAGCGGATGAACACATCACAAAACTCTATACCGGGGATTATTTCTCTGGGACTCACTTTTACCACATGGTTTTTTCAGTGGATTATAACAATTTCGTGGCATACCCAAACACATCGTCAATGTCAAACGGTTTAAAAACCATAATAATCGAATCGAATCTTTCGACAGTAAATACCGGGGGCTGGACGGTGAACTCCACCGCCGGGGACACCCTGGCAGCGTTTTACCTCGGTGGTCAAAATGCCGGTACTCCCTACCAGATTGGACAAAGATTAGGGCTATGGGGCGGGGAATTGAACTCGTCATATCATTATGCCTATGGAAGCGCGAACCTTGCCAACGAATATCATATAGTAGAATCGGATGGCGGCGCGATAAAATCCTATGAAATTACACGCGTGGGGATAACCAATCCGGCCACACAGTCAAAATTGATAGCGTATAATGCACTTGGAACGATCATCTACTCCGAAGATGAATACCAATCGACCGACACGTCCGGGGCGATTTATGCAGCCACACAATGCCGGATCGTCCTCGACAACGGTATTACATCCGTCGTGATCTGGGATGACATTGGCGGGGATATAGGGGATACCTTTCACATTGCGATCCGCGACGCTTCAACCGGGGCGCTCATCTC
This window encodes:
- a CDS encoding HNH endonuclease, whose product is MTQYRTRAGRILWQAVREYALLRDRYTCQVCGSGEDLTLHHLKTREEGGSDDAGNLITVCRSCHVVIHKPKGVLVASLHSKHRGLEASHPLEDV